One part of the Mariniblastus fucicola genome encodes these proteins:
- a CDS encoding HEAT repeat domain-containing protein, with translation MAGSSLQVDTLDASAIQSREGDSSLEALHCALRPFNRRWMIVFGLYVILSPRPFLEPDFISVTLVLIHATSLAWKLTKIRGDRPVIRAAFYSGMLVYGACWLMMALQIRSTVQDLFLNPYFLAPLWAELWMPLFWFMIFLPVFLSLLIAANRHEPQRSKLFILVSLWLIPLALLVYFFPLLKLAAVAVTTEPSRAQTEAKPIDYAQRDRQEAELWELFRTACVSEFEPSDAWHQSLAEFLSQDRSWFAVHRFTLTEPLLQNAIDRFLLKKYGLETEITAELAARTLDRLGNRVIDNQTAMETIRLAELVAQSLDKEQLITRLTDSHWERWPKFYEGSSREIFQWESVPEIDHLKPWIYAAWYLDEKLNLENPDQYNELERKIGRHRFRLAPPKPTSSAWRMYQRHALSFSNSDTRELASLLETGMLHLEKYREPICGGHESDEFLRRRWLWSMGPQQPFGSTKVKLSEYEMLFLDSKGGAQWRKSNRKYVLDLAQQSIAPNPLLAKSKDQDADTAMAAIANLLSLKTPTDPWPIAPHLEFLFLDHANEPRPSIAMEFWPELDSGIDKIETMHLTVRLQLRLNYLARLWPESTPQMFVDCYLDSPPDVRQRCLLGIYENSVGIPQTIPAEVQLEILSKLKDEVKQSPDGVADGVRLFPGDRESADELESIDYAIANLDCKQGAEMFLKLRSQWFEKIAAIEDDYEVWRRSKFVFADAPHKYIPERRSWKEDRIEALARSDNPLHRSTVARLIQARPLPRYMSLLETLTTDEDSAVRQRAVEVKAFLGNLSAKDTDTGSVELRTGSDVQTN, from the coding sequence CGTGTTCGGCCTCTACGTAATTTTGTCGCCGCGTCCGTTTCTGGAACCAGATTTCATTTCCGTCACTCTGGTACTGATCCATGCGACGAGTCTTGCGTGGAAGCTTACCAAGATACGCGGTGATCGGCCCGTGATTCGAGCAGCGTTTTATTCCGGAATGCTGGTGTACGGAGCGTGTTGGCTAATGATGGCGTTGCAAATTCGCAGCACCGTTCAGGACCTGTTCCTCAACCCGTACTTTCTCGCACCGCTGTGGGCTGAGTTATGGATGCCGCTGTTCTGGTTCATGATCTTTTTGCCAGTGTTCCTCAGCCTGCTGATTGCAGCGAACCGACACGAGCCACAGCGGAGCAAGCTGTTCATTCTGGTTTCCCTGTGGCTGATCCCACTCGCTCTTCTCGTTTACTTTTTTCCGTTGCTGAAATTAGCTGCCGTCGCTGTCACAACCGAGCCTTCGCGTGCGCAAACCGAAGCGAAGCCTATCGACTATGCGCAACGAGATCGCCAAGAAGCGGAACTCTGGGAGCTGTTCCGTACGGCCTGCGTCAGCGAATTCGAGCCATCCGATGCATGGCATCAATCCTTGGCTGAGTTTTTGAGTCAGGATCGGTCATGGTTTGCGGTCCATCGATTTACGCTGACCGAACCTTTGCTCCAGAATGCAATCGATCGTTTCCTGTTGAAGAAGTATGGGCTTGAAACGGAAATCACTGCTGAACTGGCCGCCCGCACGCTGGACCGATTGGGAAATCGAGTAATCGACAATCAGACGGCGATGGAAACCATACGATTAGCGGAACTGGTTGCCCAAAGCCTGGACAAAGAGCAGCTGATCACACGGCTAACCGATAGCCACTGGGAGCGATGGCCAAAATTTTATGAAGGCTCATCGCGAGAAATTTTCCAATGGGAATCTGTCCCGGAAATCGATCACCTGAAGCCATGGATCTATGCAGCGTGGTATCTCGACGAAAAACTCAATCTCGAAAACCCGGATCAATACAACGAGCTGGAACGCAAAATCGGCCGGCATCGCTTCCGGCTTGCTCCGCCCAAGCCAACGTCGAGTGCGTGGCGGATGTACCAGCGTCACGCCTTGAGTTTCTCGAATTCAGACACTCGGGAGCTGGCATCGCTCTTGGAAACCGGGATGCTTCATCTCGAAAAATATCGCGAGCCGATTTGCGGTGGACATGAGTCAGACGAGTTTCTACGGCGTCGCTGGTTGTGGTCAATGGGACCGCAACAACCTTTTGGCAGCACGAAGGTAAAGCTATCCGAATACGAAATGTTGTTTCTCGATTCCAAAGGCGGAGCCCAATGGCGAAAGTCGAACCGGAAGTACGTTCTTGATTTGGCTCAGCAAAGCATCGCACCGAACCCGTTGCTGGCTAAAAGTAAAGATCAAGACGCCGATACCGCAATGGCTGCAATCGCGAATTTACTTTCACTTAAGACTCCGACCGATCCATGGCCAATCGCTCCACACCTTGAGTTCCTGTTTCTGGATCATGCGAACGAACCTCGTCCTTCGATAGCGATGGAGTTCTGGCCTGAACTTGATTCCGGCATCGATAAAATCGAAACGATGCATCTGACAGTTCGGCTTCAGTTGCGATTGAACTATCTTGCTCGCCTGTGGCCTGAATCGACGCCTCAAATGTTCGTCGACTGCTATCTGGATTCGCCGCCCGACGTCCGCCAAAGATGCTTGCTAGGCATTTATGAAAACAGCGTCGGGATTCCTCAAACCATTCCCGCGGAAGTTCAACTGGAAATCCTGTCGAAACTGAAGGATGAAGTTAAACAGAGCCCGGACGGCGTAGCCGATGGAGTTCGTCTGTTTCCTGGCGACAGGGAATCAGCCGATGAACTGGAGTCGATTGACTATGCGATTGCGAATCTTGATTGCAAACAAGGCGCCGAGATGTTCTTGAAGCTAAGATCTCAATGGTTCGAGAAAATCGCAGCGATCGAGGATGACTATGAAGTTTGGCGGAGATCCAAATTTGTTTTCGCCGACGCGCCGCACAAGTACATCCCTGAGCGACGGAGTTGGAAAGAAGATCGAATCGAAGCGTTGGCTCGTAGCGATAACCCGCTACATCGTAGCACCGTCGCCAGATTGATCCAGGCTCGGCCGCTGCCGCGATACATGTCGCTGCTGGAAACGTTAACCACTGACGAGGACTCCGCGGTTCGCCAACGAGCGGTTGAGGTGAAAGCGTTCCTTGGAAATCTGTCCGCGAAAGACACTGATACCGGTTCCGTAGAACTACGCACTGGTTCCGACGTGCAGACGAACTGA
- a CDS encoding M24 family metallopeptidase, producing the protein MINFDLPAIQNAIKEFGFDGWLLYDFRGLNVLAQRVLGIEPDDVGSRRYFFYVPAEGDPQKLVHRIETEALDHLPGQKRIYLRWQELHEELKSILGSAGKIAMEYSPNNANPYVSRVDGGTVELIRSLGPDVASSGNLVQYFEARWSSEQWELHLEADRLNQAAFEMAWSMVRDSIESGQTLRETDLQNHVMSYYAANNMTTYHPPIVAVGPHSGDPHYTPQPGSDAEIKEGDFLLLDMWAKMDVPLGVYSDLTKVGYVGDSVPNEYKEIFDIVAASRDAGIKCAKDAFAAGRELQGWEVDKASRDVIDEAGYGEYFIHRTGHNIGRETHGNGAHMDNLETKEERLVMTKTCFSIEPGIYMKPFGIRSEINVFVDGESKVHVTGGIQTEIRKILSED; encoded by the coding sequence ATGATCAATTTTGACCTTCCAGCGATTCAGAACGCCATCAAGGAATTTGGATTTGATGGCTGGTTGTTGTATGACTTTCGCGGGCTCAATGTTTTGGCTCAGCGAGTTCTGGGAATCGAGCCCGATGACGTCGGTTCAAGAAGATACTTTTTCTACGTTCCGGCGGAAGGCGATCCACAAAAACTGGTCCATCGCATCGAAACGGAAGCCCTCGACCACTTGCCGGGGCAGAAGCGAATTTACCTTCGCTGGCAGGAACTTCACGAAGAACTCAAGTCGATTTTGGGCTCCGCCGGAAAAATCGCGATGGAATACTCGCCTAACAACGCCAATCCATACGTTTCACGCGTTGATGGTGGAACCGTAGAGTTGATTCGATCGCTGGGGCCCGATGTTGCCAGTTCCGGAAATCTCGTTCAGTATTTCGAAGCTCGCTGGTCGAGCGAACAATGGGAGCTTCACCTTGAAGCCGACCGACTGAATCAAGCCGCGTTCGAGATGGCCTGGTCAATGGTTCGCGACAGTATCGAAAGCGGTCAAACGCTCCGTGAAACAGATCTGCAGAACCACGTTATGTCTTACTATGCCGCGAACAACATGACGACCTATCATCCGCCGATTGTCGCCGTCGGGCCGCACAGTGGAGACCCACACTACACGCCGCAACCGGGATCGGACGCTGAAATCAAAGAGGGTGATTTCCTGCTACTGGATATGTGGGCCAAGATGGACGTGCCGCTGGGCGTGTACAGCGACTTGACCAAGGTCGGCTATGTTGGCGATTCTGTACCGAACGAATACAAAGAGATTTTCGACATCGTGGCAGCGTCGCGGGACGCGGGAATCAAATGCGCGAAAGATGCGTTTGCAGCGGGTCGGGAACTTCAGGGCTGGGAAGTCGACAAGGCTTCACGGGACGTGATTGATGAAGCGGGCTATGGCGAATACTTCATCCACAGAACAGGGCACAACATCGGTCGTGAAACGCACGGCAACGGTGCTCACATGGACAACCTGGAAACGAAAGAAGAGCGTTTGGTGATGACCAAAACCTGCTTCTCTATCGAACCAGGAATCTACATGAAGCCCTTCGGTATCCGTAGCGAGATCAACGTATTCGTCGACGGTGAGTCCAAAGTACACGTCACCGGCG